The Tardiphaga alba genome includes a window with the following:
- the puuE gene encoding allantoinase PuuE has protein sequence MTDYPRDLRGYGRNPPDPKWPGGARVAVQFVVNFEEGGENNILHGDRASEAFLSDVLGAQPWPGQRHANIESMFEYGSRAGFWRLFRMFGERGLPTTVFGVATALQRNPEIVAAMQEAGWDIASHSLKWIEHKDMSEPEERHEIAEAIRVHTEAVGSRPTGWYTGRSSINTLRLLMEAGGFKYLSDSYADDLPYWIKGPQEPQLIIPYSLDANDMRFTNPQGFSNGEQFFSYLKDAFDVLYAEGALAPKMMTVGLHCRLVGRPGRAASLMRFLDYITSHEKVWVPTRLAIAEHWHAHLKHLAADARAIG, from the coding sequence ATGACCGACTATCCGCGCGATCTCCGCGGCTATGGCCGCAATCCGCCCGATCCGAAATGGCCGGGCGGCGCGCGCGTGGCCGTGCAATTCGTCGTCAATTTCGAGGAAGGCGGCGAGAACAATATCCTGCATGGCGATCGCGCGTCGGAAGCGTTTCTGTCCGACGTGCTGGGCGCGCAGCCATGGCCGGGCCAGCGCCATGCCAATATCGAGAGCATGTTCGAATATGGTTCGCGCGCCGGTTTCTGGCGGCTGTTTCGCATGTTCGGCGAACGCGGGCTGCCGACCACGGTGTTCGGCGTGGCGACAGCATTGCAACGCAATCCGGAGATCGTCGCCGCCATGCAGGAAGCGGGTTGGGATATCGCCAGCCACAGCCTGAAATGGATCGAACACAAGGACATGTCGGAGCCCGAGGAGCGCCACGAGATCGCCGAGGCGATCCGCGTGCATACGGAGGCTGTGGGATCGCGGCCGACGGGCTGGTACACCGGCCGCAGCTCCATCAACACGCTGCGCCTGCTGATGGAGGCCGGCGGCTTCAAATATCTCAGCGACAGCTATGCCGACGATCTGCCTTACTGGATCAAGGGACCGCAGGAGCCACAGCTGATCATTCCCTATTCGCTCGATGCCAATGACATGCGCTTCACCAATCCGCAGGGGTTCAGCAATGGCGAGCAGTTCTTCTCCTATCTGAAGGACGCGTTCGATGTGCTCTATGCGGAAGGAGCATTGGCGCCGAAGATGATGACGGTGGGCCTGCATTGCCGCCTGGTCGGACGGCCCGGCCGCGCGGCGTCGCTGATGCGGTTCCTCGACTACATCACCAGCCATGAAAAAGTCTGGGTGCCGACACGGCTGGCCATTGCCGAACACTGGCACGCGCATCTCAAACATCTCGCGGCGGATGCCCGCGCTATCGGATAG
- a CDS encoding DUF3830 family protein gives MSQLKVHIGDFTFDAKFEEEDAPKTVAAFKKAMPFESQAIHVRWSGEGVWMPLGDLDFGVDYENHTSFPAPGHMILYPGGISETEILLAYSGVHFASKMGQLAGNHFITITSNLDKLKEMGKTVLWKGAQKVRIELV, from the coding sequence ATGAGCCAGCTCAAAGTCCATATCGGCGATTTCACCTTCGATGCGAAGTTCGAGGAGGAGGATGCGCCGAAGACCGTCGCCGCTTTCAAGAAGGCGATGCCGTTCGAGAGCCAGGCGATCCATGTGCGCTGGAGCGGCGAGGGCGTGTGGATGCCGCTCGGCGACCTCGACTTCGGCGTCGACTACGAGAATCACACCTCGTTCCCGGCACCGGGCCACATGATCCTGTATCCCGGCGGCATCAGCGAGACCGAGATCCTGCTGGCCTATAGCGGCGTGCATTTCGCCAGCAAGATGGGCCAGCTGGCCGGCAACCATTTCATCACCATCACCTCCAACCTGGATAAGCTCAAGGAGATGGGCAAGACGGTGCTGTGGAAGGGCGCGCAGAAAGTCCGCATCGAGCTGGTGTGA